In the Deinococcus yavapaiensis KR-236 genome, CCCGCCACTGACGCGGGCCGCATTCCCGTAAGACCACGGGCGTCGGACACTCGCAGCTTCAAGTCATTTCAGAGCAGGACTCCCAAGGAGGATTGGATATGGCGAAAGGTACGTTTGAGCGGACGAAGCCGCACGTGAACGTCGGCACCATCGGCCACGTCGACCACGGCAAGACCACCCTCACCGCCGCGATCACGTTCACGGC is a window encoding:
- a CDS encoding GTP-binding protein, whose product is MAKGTFERTKPHVNVGTIGHVDHGKTTLTAAITFTA